The following coding sequences are from one Ctenopharyngodon idella isolate HZGC_01 chromosome 17, HZGC01, whole genome shotgun sequence window:
- the LOC127498680 gene encoding platelet-activating factor receptor-like, translated as MSNAEDCSHQNQTDKFIDSEFRYTLFPIFYGIVFVLGLLANCYALYVLHYMRESKAMNEIRIYMTNLTVADLLFVSALPFWIGYYVNHGNWIYSGALCRITGTFFFINTYCSILFLTVISINRYWAVTRPLVAASSDCWKRGATVSALIWVVTLAASVKYLIDPGIQINKIENKNISRCFEGYHYEKCSVKNAVAITHFIIIVLFFLVFALVIVCNILIARALLSQPISQPRASTGKRSGGTKLRALRMLCGVVGVFVICFLPHHVVQGPWTLSVLGLKNDWSMETRQSLNDAHQITLMLMGINCLLDPLVYCFATTKFRKYIQGHFTRVKNNKHCSRNTLSTAMSLKSRHQSEL; from the coding sequence ATGTCGAACGCTGAAGATTGCAGCCATCAGAATCAAACAGACAAATTCATTGATTCAGAGTTTCGTTACACTCTCTTTCCTATATTCTATGGCATAGTCTTTGTCTTGGGGTTGCTGGCCAACTGCTATGCTCTTTATGTGTTGCACTATATGCGGGAGTCTAAAGCTATGAATGAGATTCGGATCTACATGACCAACCTGACCGTTGCAGACCTGCTGTTCGTGTCCGCTCTACCTTTCTGGATTGGCTACTACGTGAATCACGGTAACTGGATATACTCGGGTGCCCTCTGCCGTATCACAGGCACGTTTTTCTTCATTAACACATACTGCTCCATTCTCTTCCTTACTGTCATCAGCATTAACCGTTACTGGGCTGTTACCAGGCCACTGGTGGCTGCCTCTTCTGACTGCTGGAAACGTGGAGCAACTGTCTCAGCACTCATCTGGGTCGTCACTCTTGCGGCATCGGTTAAATACCTCATTGATCCGGGAAtccaaattaataaaattgaaaacaaaaatatttctcGCTGTTTTGAGGGTTATCATTACGAGAAATGCTCTGTAAAAAATGCAGTGGCCATCACCCACTTCATCATTATTGTCTTGTTCTTTCTTGTTTTCGCATTGGTGATTGTATGCAACATCTTAATCGCTCGAGCTCTTCTGTCCCAACCCATCAGTCAGCCTCGAGCCAGCACGGGAAAGCGTTCTGGTGGCACCAAGCTTAGAGCTTTGAGGATGCTGTGTGGTGTTGTGGGTGTCTTTGTGATCTGTTTCCTGCCACATCATGTGGTGCAGGGTCCCTGGACTTTGTCTGTGCTGGGCCTGAAAAATGATTGGAGCATGGAGACTCGCCAAAGCTTAAACGATGCTCACCAGATCACCCTCATGCTTATGGGGATCAACTGCCTCCTGGACCCGTTGGTGTATTGCTTCGCCACCACAAAGTTCCGCAAGTACATCCAGGGTCATTTCACAAGGGTCAAGAATAACAAACACTGCTCGCGCAACACATTAAGCACGGCTATGTCACTGAAGAGCAGACATCAGAGTGAATTATGA